The sequence TCGGGGCTGTTGCTGGCCGCGCCGCTTACCAGCGGGCTGACCATCGAGGTTTCCGGCGACAAGGTGGTGTCGTGGCCGTACGTGGCCCTGACCCTGCAAGCGCTGGAAGACTTCGGCATCGGCTTTCGCGTGGAAACGCGCGAAACCCCGCGCGGCAAGTGGCAGGCCGACGACTGGAGAATGTTGCGTGAAGTTCGGCCCGGCCTGGTACGCTTCGTGGTGTCGCCGGGGGTGTACCGCGCGGGCAACTACCGCGTGGAGGGCGACTGGTCCAATGCCTCGTACTTCCTGGCGGCGGGGGCCGTGGGGCCGCGCCCGGTGCGCGTGGCGGGCCTGCGGGTGGATTCGTTGCAGGGCGACAGGGCCATGCTGGACATCCTTGGCCGCATGGGCGCGCGCTTCGAGCGGGCCGACAACGGCGTGGTGGTGGCGCCTTCCAGCCTGACCGGGGTGGAAGTGGACATGGGCCACTGCCCGGACCTGGTGCCCACGGTGGCGGCCACGGCGGCCTTTGCGCAGGGCGTGACCACCATCCGCAACGTGGCGCACCTGCGCATCAAGGAATGCGACCGGCTGTCCGCCCCGGCGGCGGAATTGCGCAAGGCCGGGGTGCGGGTGGAGGAACTGGACGACGGCCTCGTGGTGCACGGTTCGCTGCGTAGCGGCGGTCCGGCCCCGGTTGTTGACGAAAAAGTGATGCCATTTTTGTCATACGGCGATCATCGCATGGCCATGAGTCTTGCGCTTCTGGGGTTTGCCGGGGTACAGGTGGCTTTGGACGACCCGGCCTGCGTGGCCAAGTCGTTCCCGCATTTCTGGAACGAGTGGGAAAAGGTACGCGCATGAACGCAGTGAAAATCGCGCTGGTCGGCGCGGGGGGCCGCATGGGCCGCCTGTTCGCCGACAGGCTCTCCGCCGCAGGATACGCGGTGGGGGGCGTGGACCGTCCGCTGACGCAGGATGTCTTGCGTCATGCCGTGGACGGTGCCGCCGCAGTGCTGTTGTGCGTGCCCGTGGAGGCCATGGATGAGGTGCTGCGCCAGCTGGCCCCGCTGCTGAACGGCATGCAGGTGCTGGCGGACATCACGTCCGTCAAGGCGCGCCCCATGCAGGTCATGGAGCGCCACTACGCGGGCCCCGTGGTGGGCACCCACCCCCTGTTCGGGCCGGTGCCGCCTGCGGGTGATCCTGCGGAAAACCTGCGCGTGGCCATCACCCCCGGCGATGCGGCCCACGAAACGGACGTAGCGCTCATCGAGCGCGTGTTCGCCGACATGGGCTGCGTGCCCTTCCGCACCACCGCCGACGAGCATGACGAGGCCGCCGCCTGCATCCAGGGCCTCAACTTCATCACCAGCGTCGCCTATCTTGCCACGCTGGCCCACCGCGACGAGCTGACCCCCTTCATCACCCCCTCGTTCCGCCGCCGCCTCGACGCGGCGCGCAAGATGCTCACCGAGGACGCATCCCTCTTCGAAGGCATGTTCGAAGCCAATCCCCACAGCCAGACCGCTGTCCGCAGCTACCTGTCGTTCCTCAACTTCGCCGCCGCCGGCGATGTGGACGTGCTGGTAGACCGCGCCCAGTGGTGGTGGCGTTCGCACACCGAAAGGGGAGGAGTGCGTCCGTCATAGCTGCACGCGAGTAGTAGAGTAACGGACAAGGCAATTGCAGGCCGCGCTCCCTCCCCGGGAGCGCGGCTTTTTGTTTTCAATGCACCACTCACGGCACGCCGAACTTGAAGGAGAACCCAGATGGAAATGCCCGAAATGCCCAACACGCCTGATCAGACTGGTACGCCCGAGCAGGCGGAAACCCCGGAACCCGCCACGATCACCATGGCCGCACCCACTCCCGCCAACGGCTGCGCCCCCACGGGTGCGGCGGATGACATTCCCCCGCTGCCCGAAGGCGGCGAGATCGTGCTGCGCCAGACGGGCCGCTGGCTGGAGGCCGACGTGGACACCCCCATCAGCGTCTTCCTCGGCATGGTGGGGTCCGGGCAGGGCATCCTGCTGGAAAGCGCCGAAGTGGATGGCCGCTGGGGCCGGTACAGCGTCATTGCCTTCAACTTCCTGCTGCGGCTTGGCTGCCGCGACGGCAAGCTGGAAGTGGCCGTGCGCGATCCGCGCCTTGCCCCGTTGCGCAGGTTTGACGGCATGGACTTCATCGAGGGCACCCGCGCGGTGATGCGCGCCCTGCGCATCGAACCGGACGCGGCCTTCGCCGACCAGCCTCCCATCACCCGCGCCCTGTACGGCTACTTCGGCTACGGCGTGTCCGGGCTGTTCGAGCCCAAGCTGGCCAAGGTGCTGCCGACCTCGTCGGCGGAAGCCTGCCTGGCCCTGCCCGGCACCGTGGTGCTGTTCGACCACCTGTACAACCGGCTGTGCCAGCTTTCGCTCACCGACCTGCCGGGGGCCAGGGTGGACCGCAGCCAGGTGGATCGTACCCCCGAACCGCCGGAAGTCGGCCCCGTCGCCAACGTGCCGGAAGAGGCCGTGTACACCCGCGCCGTGGCCCGGGTGAAGGAGATGATCCGCCAGGGCGAGGCCATTCAGGTGGTGCTGTCCACCCGCTTCCAGGCCTCGTTCAGCGGCGATCCGTTCACCCTGTACCGCCGTCTGCGCCGCATCAACCCTTCGCCGTACATGTTCTTCATGCGGCTGCCCGGCGTCTCGCTGCTGGGTTCCTCGCCGGAGGTCATGGTGCGCTGCCGGGCGGACAAGTTGCAGGTCAGCCCCATTGCGGGCACCCGCCCGCGCGGCACGGACGATGCCCACGACGCCGCCCTTGCCCAGGAACTGCTGGAAGACCCCAAGGAACGCGCCGAGCACGTCATGCTGGTGGACCTGGGCCGCAACGATCTTGGCCGCATTGCCGCGCCGGGCACCGTGCAGGTGGAGCGGTTCATGGACGTGGAAAAGTTTTCGCACGTCATGCACCTGACCTCGCGCGTCACCGCGCAGATCGAACCGGGGCGCGATGCGCTGGACGTGCTGGCCGCCACCTTCCCGGCGGGCACCGTCAGCGGCGCCCCCAAGGTGCGGGCCATGGAAATCATCTCCGAGGCGGAAGGCCTGGCGCGCGGCCCCTACGCCGGGGCCATTGGCTGGCTGGGACTGGACCGGGACAGCGTGAACCTGGACACCGGCATCACCATCCGCTCCCTGTGGGTGCGCGACGGCCAGGTGCACTGGCAGGCGGGCGCGGGCATCGTGTTCGATTCCGTGCCCGAGATGGAATGGAAGGAATGCAACAACAAGGCCGCCGTCATCCGCGCCGCCGTTACCGGAGGGGAATATGTTCCTGTTAATCGATAACTACGACTCGTTCACCTTCAATCTGGTGCAGGCGTTCTACGGCCTTGGGCTGAAGCCGGTTGTCGTCCGCAACGACGACCCCGCCGTGCCCGCCATGGCCGAAGACCCGGCGCTGGAAATGGTGTGCATCTCGCCCGGCCCCAGCCACCCGCGCAACGCGGGCTTCTGCCTTGATTTCCTGTCCCGCCTGCCGCACCGCGTACCCGTGCTGGGCGTGTGCCTGGGCCATCAGGTGCTGGGCCTGTTCGCCGGGGCCACCGTGGATGTGGGCCCGCGCATCATGCACGGCAAGACCTCGGACATCACCCACGACGGGCAGGGCCTGTTCCACGGCGTGCCCAGCCCCATGCAGGTGGGCCGCTACCATTCGCTCATCGTGCATGCCGAGGAACGCCCCGACCTGCTGGCCGTCACCGCCCGCGCCCCCGAAGGCGAGGTGATGGCCCTGCGCTACACCGACCGCCCGTGGGTGGGCGTGCAGTTCCACCCCGAATCCGTGCTGACCCCCGACGGCGTGCGCATGCTCGCCAACTTTCCCGCCCAGGTGGCGGGGAAGTGAGAGCGGGGCGACGAAGAGGTTTTTTGTTCGCCTCCGGCGGGCAGGGGGCAGGCCCCCTGCACCCCCTTTAGGTGGGCTGCCCGTCAACAAGGAACTCCTGAAGGAGACAGCAAATGCAGACTGCAACGTCCACCATACTGGAAACACTGGCCACGGGCATGGACCTTGCCCCGGAAATGGCCGAGGCCGGGTTCTCGCGCCTGATGGATGGCGAGATGACCTGTGCGCAGGCGGGTTCGTTCCTGATGGGCCTGCGCATGAAGGGCGAGACCCCGCAGGAACTCACCGAGGCGGTGCGCGCCGCGCTGGCCCGCGCCGTGCGGGTGACCGGCATTGACGGTCCCACCATTGACATCGTGGGCACCGGCGGCGATGGCCGCTCGTCGTTCAACTGCTCCACGGCAACGGCGCTGACCCTTGCGGGCATGGGCCACCGGGTGGTCAAGCACGGCAACCGCGCGGTGTCATCCTCGTGCGGGGCGGCGGACGCGGTGGAGGGCCTGGGCCTGCCGCTGGAACTGGACCCGGAGGACGTGCGCAACCTGGTGGCGCAGCGCAACTTCGCCTTCCTGTTCGCACCGCGCTTCCACCCGGCGTTCCGCAACGTCATGCCCATCCGGCGCGAAATGGGCGTGCGCACCCTGTTCAACCTGCTGGGGCCGCTGCTCAACCCGGCCCGGCCCACCCACATGCTGCTGGGCGTGGCCCGCGCCGAACTGCTGCCCCTGATGGCCCAGACCCTGCTGCTGACCGGCGTGCGCCGGGCGGCGGTGGTGCATGGCGCGGGCGGCTACGACGAACTGACGCCCATGGGCCCCGCGCACATCATGCTGTTGGAGGGCGACGGCGAAGGCCACGGCACGCTTACGGAAATCAGCATGGACCCGTCGGACTACGGCATTTCGCCGTGCACCCCGGAGGAACTGGCCGTGCCCGACCGCGACACCGCCGTGCGCGTGCTGCGCGAACTGCTGTCCGGCGGCGGCCCCGCCCCCATGCGCGACATGCTGGTGCTGAACGTGGGCATGGCCCTGCACCTGCTGGAACCGGGCCTGGCCCTGCCCGATGCCATGGCCGCCGCGCGGCTGGGGCTGGCCGCCGGGGCAGGGGGGAAGGTGCTGCATGCTTGATCGTTTCCGCATCGCCAAGCAGCCGGAACTGGACCGGTTGCGCAAGCTGGCCGAGGCTGGCGGGCTGCCCGCGCCGCTGGCTGTAGGCACCCCGCGTCCCGACTTCCTGCGGGCACTGCTGGACCGCTCGGGGTACCGGGGGGCGCCGGTGGCGGTCATCGCCGAATACAAGCGCGCCTCGCCCTCGCGCGGGGTCATCGAGACGGGTGTGTCGCCCGAGGACGCGGCCACGGCCTACGCCACCGCCGGGGCCACGGCCATCTCGGTGCTGACCGAGGAGGCGTACTTCGGCGGTGACCTGGCCTATCTGGGGCGCATGGCGGGCGTCGATCCGTCCATTCCCCTGTTGCGCAAGGACTTCATCATGGACCCGTTGCAGGTGACGGCCACGGCGGCCACCCCGGCGGCGGCGCTGCTGCTCATCGTGCGGTTGACGCCCGATGCGCGCACCCTGCGCGACCTGCGCGAGCAGGCCGAAGCGCACGGCATGCACGCCGTGGTGGAGATCTTCGACGAGGCGGATCTGGCGCTGGCCCGCGAATCCGGCGCGCGGATCATCCAGGTGAACAACCGCGACCTGGAAACCCTGGCCGTGGACCGCACCGCCTGCCTGCGCCTGGGGCCGCTGAGCCAACCCGACGAAGTGTGGATAGCGGCCAGCGGCATCAGCGAGAACCGTCACTTGGCGAAAGCCGCCGATGCCGGGTATGACGCGGCATTGGTGGGCACCGCGCTCATGGACGGCGGAGACCTTGAAGGTTCGCTGCTGCGTCTTCTGGGGCGCGAGGGCACTCCGTCCTTTCGCCCTCCGGCGTCGTCAGGCTGCGCCGCCTGCTCCGGTCACGTACGGTCAGAGTACGCTCCCTGCGCGTCGGGCTCGCCTTCCTTGCCGGAGAACGAAAATCCTGTCGTGCCAGATTGCGGCGGGAGTGAAGGTGCCCAATGAGTGCGTCAAAACCAGCCGCCCTGTTCGATAGTCCCTCCCGCCTGCTGGTGAAGGTCTGCGGCCTGACCCGGCAGCAGGACGCGGACGCCTGCGCAGAGGCCGGGGTGGACCTGTGCGGGTTCATCTTTCACCCGGCCAGCCCGCGCGCGGTAACGCCCGCCGTGGCCGCCGGGCTGCACAGCCACGGCATGGCGCGGGTGGGGGTGTTCGTGAAGCAGTCCGCCGACGAGGTGCTGGCCATCATGGACGCGGCCCGGCTGGACTTTGCCCAGTTGCACGGCGGGCAGGATGCCGCCTTCTGCGACCGGGTGGGGGCGGAGCGGGTCATCCGCGTGGCATGGCCGCAGCGCCATGTGGATGCATCGGGCCTGAACGCAGGGGCGGGCCTCGCTTCGCTGCACGCCGAACTGGCCGGGCTTGCCCCGCACGTGCGCTGCTTTCTGCTGGATGCGGGCACCAGCGGCGGCGGGCACGGCGCCACCATGGACTGGGCCGCGCTGCGCGGGCTGGCCCCCGGTGCCCCATGGCTGCTGGCAGGCGGGCTGACCCCGGACAACGTGGCCAGCGCCGTTGCCGCCTGCGGCGGCCATGACCCTGCCATGCTGATCGGCGTCGATCTCAATTCGGGGGTGGAAAGCGCCCCCGGCCGGAAGGATGCACCCCGCGTGGCCGCCGCCCTTGCGGCGCTGCGCACGGCGTAGTCGATACCAACTGGCGCCCCGGCGCCAAAGGATACCACCATGAAAAAAGGCTATTTCGGCGAGTTCGGCGGGCAGTTCGTGCCCGAGCTGCTCATGCCGCCGCTGCGGGAACTGGAAGCCGCCATGCGCGACATCCTGCCCTCGGACAAGTTCCGGGCGGAACTGGACGACCTGTTGCGCAACTTCGCGGGGCGCGAAACCCCGCTCACGGCCTGCCCCACGCTGTCGGCGGAACTGGGCGTGCACCTGTGGCTGAAGCGCGAAGACCTGCTGCACACCGGCGCGCACAAGGTCAACAACACCCTTGGGCAGGCGCTGCTGGCCAAATACATGGGCAAGACCGCGCTGGTGGCGGAAACGGGCGCGGGCCAGCACGGCGTGGCCACGGCGGCGGCTGCGGCCCGGCTGGGGCTGGAATGCGTGGTGTACATGGGCGCGACGGACGTGGTGCGCCAGGCCCCCAACG comes from Nitratidesulfovibrio sp. and encodes:
- a CDS encoding anthranilate synthase component I family protein, whose amino-acid sequence is MEMPEMPNTPDQTGTPEQAETPEPATITMAAPTPANGCAPTGAADDIPPLPEGGEIVLRQTGRWLEADVDTPISVFLGMVGSGQGILLESAEVDGRWGRYSVIAFNFLLRLGCRDGKLEVAVRDPRLAPLRRFDGMDFIEGTRAVMRALRIEPDAAFADQPPITRALYGYFGYGVSGLFEPKLAKVLPTSSAEACLALPGTVVLFDHLYNRLCQLSLTDLPGARVDRSQVDRTPEPPEVGPVANVPEEAVYTRAVARVKEMIRQGEAIQVVLSTRFQASFSGDPFTLYRRLRRINPSPYMFFMRLPGVSLLGSSPEVMVRCRADKLQVSPIAGTRPRGTDDAHDAALAQELLEDPKERAEHVMLVDLGRNDLGRIAAPGTVQVERFMDVEKFSHVMHLTSRVTAQIEPGRDALDVLAATFPAGTVSGAPKVRAMEIISEAEGLARGPYAGAIGWLGLDRDSVNLDTGITIRSLWVRDGQVHWQAGAGIVFDSVPEMEWKECNNKAAVIRAAVTGGEYVPVNR
- a CDS encoding 3-phosphoshikimate 1-carboxyvinyltransferase — encoded protein: MESKRETVIVAAPPSKSVSHRMLIGAALAAGDSVVEHVLESRDIERTADILRAAGARIERQGDGRFAVSGVAGTPAGGFDAPASCDVHESGTTCRLLTAVLAAGKGQFRIHGAPRMHERPIGELVDVLRGRGVRVTYEGREGCPPLLIDSDGMSGGATAIGLGESSQYLSGLLLAAPLTSGLTIEVSGDKVVSWPYVALTLQALEDFGIGFRVETRETPRGKWQADDWRMLREVRPGLVRFVVSPGVYRAGNYRVEGDWSNASYFLAAGAVGPRPVRVAGLRVDSLQGDRAMLDILGRMGARFERADNGVVVAPSSLTGVEVDMGHCPDLVPTVAATAAFAQGVTTIRNVAHLRIKECDRLSAPAAELRKAGVRVEELDDGLVVHGSLRSGGPAPVVDEKVMPFLSYGDHRMAMSLALLGFAGVQVALDDPACVAKSFPHFWNEWEKVRA
- the trpD gene encoding anthranilate phosphoribosyltransferase, giving the protein MQTATSTILETLATGMDLAPEMAEAGFSRLMDGEMTCAQAGSFLMGLRMKGETPQELTEAVRAALARAVRVTGIDGPTIDIVGTGGDGRSSFNCSTATALTLAGMGHRVVKHGNRAVSSSCGAADAVEGLGLPLELDPEDVRNLVAQRNFAFLFAPRFHPAFRNVMPIRREMGVRTLFNLLGPLLNPARPTHMLLGVARAELLPLMAQTLLLTGVRRAAVVHGAGGYDELTPMGPAHIMLLEGDGEGHGTLTEISMDPSDYGISPCTPEELAVPDRDTAVRVLRELLSGGGPAPMRDMLVLNVGMALHLLEPGLALPDAMAAARLGLAAGAGGKVLHA
- a CDS encoding prephenate dehydrogenase translates to MNAVKIALVGAGGRMGRLFADRLSAAGYAVGGVDRPLTQDVLRHAVDGAAAVLLCVPVEAMDEVLRQLAPLLNGMQVLADITSVKARPMQVMERHYAGPVVGTHPLFGPVPPAGDPAENLRVAITPGDAAHETDVALIERVFADMGCVPFRTTADEHDEAAACIQGLNFITSVAYLATLAHRDELTPFITPSFRRRLDAARKMLTEDASLFEGMFEANPHSQTAVRSYLSFLNFAAAGDVDVLVDRAQWWWRSHTERGGVRPS
- a CDS encoding phosphoribosylanthranilate isomerase — translated: MSASKPAALFDSPSRLLVKVCGLTRQQDADACAEAGVDLCGFIFHPASPRAVTPAVAAGLHSHGMARVGVFVKQSADEVLAIMDAARLDFAQLHGGQDAAFCDRVGAERVIRVAWPQRHVDASGLNAGAGLASLHAELAGLAPHVRCFLLDAGTSGGGHGATMDWAALRGLAPGAPWLLAGGLTPDNVASAVAACGGHDPAMLIGVDLNSGVESAPGRKDAPRVAAALAALRTA
- a CDS encoding indole-3-glycerol-phosphate synthase — translated: MLDRFRIAKQPELDRLRKLAEAGGLPAPLAVGTPRPDFLRALLDRSGYRGAPVAVIAEYKRASPSRGVIETGVSPEDAATAYATAGATAISVLTEEAYFGGDLAYLGRMAGVDPSIPLLRKDFIMDPLQVTATAATPAAALLLIVRLTPDARTLRDLREQAEAHGMHAVVEIFDEADLALARESGARIIQVNNRDLETLAVDRTACLRLGPLSQPDEVWIAASGISENRHLAKAADAGYDAALVGTALMDGGDLEGSLLRLLGREGTPSFRPPASSGCAACSGHVRSEYAPCASGSPSLPENENPVVPDCGGSEGAQ
- a CDS encoding aminodeoxychorismate/anthranilate synthase component II encodes the protein MFLLIDNYDSFTFNLVQAFYGLGLKPVVVRNDDPAVPAMAEDPALEMVCISPGPSHPRNAGFCLDFLSRLPHRVPVLGVCLGHQVLGLFAGATVDVGPRIMHGKTSDITHDGQGLFHGVPSPMQVGRYHSLIVHAEERPDLLAVTARAPEGEVMALRYTDRPWVGVQFHPESVLTPDGVRMLANFPAQVAGK